One Artemia franciscana chromosome 15, ASM3288406v1, whole genome shotgun sequence genomic window carries:
- the LOC136036716 gene encoding uncharacterized protein LOC136036716, whose product MRPVRNRKISGDMGLSLKKSIPALLSNADLSDKTTKNSKKAKKCRKQNNHSLRSKTSAVSKKQLDQSTKARPPRRNELSMLIDASIEHYSGRTRRGSIDMKLTRTINSVIPVIKKEPEPQTTPRELRNGRDTNYIEDETDEDIPPLSKKKRLRTNEDPLNFKTIKPAIPVINEEPKPQVTHRELQNGRDDVNYIEDETDEDFAPLSKKKRLRPIEDPSNYKTIKSVIPVVKKEPEPQVNPRELGNGRDDANYKDDETDEDFAPLSKKIRSKSMKGSFKEVRLLDFDVKKEVFSDESLDAPLPPRKKPRDLERLKQRKSLIKDVTSDCKKNGITSESGFQNEFVRSILFASALPNGLPLPEVIKVRTEKRIVKKKRKEKSEPSTIPRPVPAIALSPPPVNELLVKKSVIPYPMIGNSEVNKLLNYSFESVPQGEVWFHTFIRQDMNCEQCPKLNVNSVRAGEGFKFELPYEMAISRVIQKTKTPLKKVVHSMPFGHSRRISRKFCAYSLGKVVDTPNGDLKAPSPNGDLKDELPNGNLKDGLPDGDLEGTSPNGNLKNESVDDDLREEETNIQEDRFNVDSEPQSSDALTPIPSEQYEGMFKKQKFCRKFKPCLDDFARKSPRCHASTLAILSELRNKQLSDAEDSQSDCSESKLEFLKKPTKSMSPAEIEVLIQKPLEDLSLILRDVVPSEALEPTFSCEFDEVFDWRQLNALQFDESQLPIFKSFEIKKATDKLHSVVEKPVTTIDKTIVPRKRGRPRKNQTGWPTKKKPPSRLSLLSSVSNDSHNLATPIPSESLDCSVELPGCMINHTGLTNGFNHGDGNSVEQENLKLTRLSSVKKP is encoded by the coding sequence ATGCGGCCAGtgagaaacagaaaaatttcgGGAGACATGGGTCTCTCCTTGAAAAAGTCAATACCAGCATTGTTGTCAAATGCTGATCTTAGTGACAAAACTacgaaaaatagtaaaaaagcgAAGAAGTGCAGGAAACAAAACAATCATTCTTTACGATCGAAAACTAGTGCAGTGTCCAAAAAGCAACTAGATCAGAGTACAAAGGCACGCCCGCCTAGAAGGAATGAACTTTCTATGTTAATAGACGCCAGTATTGAGCACTACTCAGGAAGAACCAGACGAGGGAGTATTGATATGAAATTGACACGAACTATAAATTCAGTTATTCCAGTAATTAAGAAAGAACCTGAACCTCAAACTACCCCTAGAGAATTAAGAAACGGCAGGGATACAAACTACATAGAAGATGAAACAGATGAAGACATTCCTCCTCtcagtaagaaaaaaagattaagaaCTAATGAAGatccattaaattttaaaactataaaaccaGCTATTCCAGTAATTAATGAAGAACCTAAACCTCAAGTTACTCATAGAGAATTACAAAACGGGAGGGATGATGTAAATTACATAGAAGATGAAACTGATGAAGACTTTGCTCCTCTtagcaagaaaaaaagattaagaCCTATTGAAGACCCATCaaattataaaactataaagTCAGTTATTCCAGTAGTTAAAAAAGAACCTGAACCTCAAGTCAATCCTAGAGAATTAGGTAACGGGAGGGATGATGCAAATTACAAAGACGATGAAACTGATGAAGACTTTGCTCCTCTTAGTAAGAAAATAAGATCAAAATCTATGAAAGGCTCGTTTAAGGAAGTACGTCTTCTAGATTTTGATGTCAAAAAGGAAGTGTTTTCAGACGAAAGTTTAGATGCGCCTCTACCCCCGCGGAAAAAGCCGAGAGACCTTGAGAGATTAAAGCAGAGGAAATCGTTGATAAAAGATGTAACTTCAGATTGTAAAAAGAATGGTATAACAAGTGAATCGGGATTTCAAAATGAGTTTGTGAGAAGTATATTATTTGCAAGTGCTTTACCTAATGGCCTACCATTGCCAGAAGTGAttaaagtaagaacagaaaaaagaattgttaagaagaaaagaaaagagaaaagtgAACCTTCAACCATTCCTAGACCTGTACCTGCTATTGCCTTGTCGCCTCCTCCTGTTAATGAATTACTGGTCAAAAAAAGTGTAATACCTTATCCTATGATAGGGAATTCTGAGGTCAATAAACTTCTGAATTATTCCTTTGAATCAGTACCTCAAGGAGAAGTTTGGTTTCATACATTTATCAGACAAGATATGAACTGTGAACAGTGTCCAAAGCTCAATGTCAATTCAGTCAGAGCAGGGGaaggttttaaatttgaattaccATACGAAATGGCAATTAGTAGGGTTATCCAAAAGACCAAAACTCCCTTAAAAAAGGTAGTGCATTCTATGCCTTTTGGACATTCTCGAAGAATATCAAGGAAATTTTGTGCCTATAGCTTAGGCAAAGTTGTTGACACACCTAATGGAGATTTAAAGGCTCCATCACCTAATGGGGATTTGAAGGATGAGTTACCTAATGGTAATTTGAAGGATGGGTTACCTGATGGCGATTTGGAGGGAACATCACCAAATGGTAATTTAAAGAACGAATCTGTTGATGATGATTTGAGGGAGGAGGAAACAAATATACAAGAAGATAGGTTTAATGTTGACTCCGAGCCGCAATCTAGTGATGCCTTAACTCCAATACCTTCTGAACAGTATGAAGGTATgtttaaaaagcagaaatttTGTCGAAAGTTCAAACCGTGTTTGGATGATTTTGCCCGAAAATCCCCCAGATGTCATGCTTCAACGTTAGCAATTCTTTCAGAGCTGAGGAATAAACAGCTGTCTGATGCAGAAGATTCTCAATCTGATTGTAGTGAATCAAAACTAGAGTTTCTCAAGAAGCCAACCAAATCTATGTCACCTGCTGAGATTGAAGTTCTGATCCAAAAGCCTTTAGAAgatttaagtttgattttacgAGATGTAGTGCCCTCTGAAGCCTTGGAACCTACTTTCAGTTGTGAATTTGATGAAGTGTTTGACTGGCGTCAGTTAAATGCATTACAATTTGACGAAAGTCAGTTgcccatttttaaaagtttcgagATAAAAAAGGCCACTGATAAACTTCATAGCGTTGTTGAAAAGCCTGTTACAACCATAGATAAAACAATTGTGCCTCGCAAAAGGGGCCGGCCGCGCAAAAATCAAACTGGTTGGCCTACTAAGAAAAAACCGCCGTCTCGATTATCTCTCTTATCCAGTGTATCCAATGATTCCCATAATTTAGCAACTCCTATTCCGTCTGAATCATTAGATTGTAGTGTAGAATTGCCAGGATGTATGATAAATCACACGGGTTTAACAAACGGTTTTAATCATGGAGATGGAAACTCTGTTGAACAAGAGAATCTTAAGTTAACAAGACTAAGTTCGGTTAAAAAGCCGTAG